From the genome of Streptacidiphilus rugosus AM-16, one region includes:
- a CDS encoding nuclear transport factor 2 family protein — protein MAEHPHAALIRRGYQAFSEGDMETLGTLMTADVTHHVPGTHHLSGDHKGLSAVLNYYGQLAAESNGTVHVELMHVFVDGRGHAMSVSRLSAERAGKKIEQMGGIVFRIIGDKVTDLDECLEDVEASNEFWG, from the coding sequence ATGGCTGAACACCCGCACGCCGCGTTGATCCGTCGCGGTTACCAGGCATTCTCCGAGGGCGACATGGAAACCCTCGGCACACTCATGACCGCGGACGTGACGCATCACGTCCCGGGAACCCACCACCTGTCCGGCGACCACAAGGGCCTGTCGGCGGTGCTGAACTACTACGGGCAGTTGGCCGCCGAGTCGAACGGGACCGTCCACGTGGAGCTGATGCACGTGTTCGTCGACGGGCGCGGACACGCGATGTCCGTCAGCCGCCTCTCCGCCGAGCGGGCCGGGAAGAAGATCGAGCAGATGGGCGGGATCGTCTTCCGCATCATCGGCGACAAGGTCACCGACCTCGACGAGTGCCTGGAGGACGTCGAGGCCTCGAACGAGTTCTGGGGCTGA
- a CDS encoding SigE family RNA polymerase sigma factor, whose product MAVRARERRDEEFAEFVATRSTWLRKLAYLMAGDWHRADDLTQVTVTKLYMRRHRLGGVENLDGYARTTLVNTFLAERRSPWSRVLLGRAEEETANAAPVQSSDLDASLDLRAALGLLPDRQRAVVVLRYFCDLSVEQTAEALNCASGTVKSQAARGLDSLRRALDGEPDVGHDTPGPTHPTGNSVAEHAGWRP is encoded by the coding sequence ATGGCAGTTCGAGCCAGGGAACGACGCGACGAGGAGTTCGCGGAGTTCGTGGCCACCAGATCGACGTGGCTGCGCAAGCTGGCGTATCTGATGGCCGGTGACTGGCACCGGGCGGACGACCTGACGCAGGTGACCGTGACCAAGCTCTACATGCGCCGGCACCGGCTCGGCGGGGTGGAGAACCTGGACGGGTACGCCCGCACCACGCTGGTCAACACGTTCCTGGCCGAGCGCCGCTCACCCTGGTCCCGGGTGCTCCTCGGCCGCGCCGAGGAGGAGACGGCGAACGCCGCGCCGGTCCAGTCCTCGGATCTCGACGCGTCGCTCGACCTGCGCGCCGCGCTGGGCCTGCTGCCGGACCGGCAACGGGCCGTCGTGGTGCTGCGGTACTTCTGCGACCTGAGCGTCGAGCAGACGGCCGAGGCGCTCAACTGTGCCTCCGGCACCGTCAAGAGCCAGGCCGCCCGCGGCCTGGACTCCCTGCGCCGCGCCCTCGACGGCGAACCCGACGTCGGGCACGACACCCCGGGCCCGACCCACCCCACCGGCAACTCCGTTGCCGAACACGCAGGATGGAGGCCGTGA
- a CDS encoding lamin tail domain-containing protein → MTEARTPLWRRTFRLPLAVVAGSLLAAGVFVANPAHAAATDDIRINEVVTTGSINDSIELYNKGTAAVDVSGWILKDNNNSSKYKIASGTTLAANGYVAFDVHSSFGLGSSDSARLYLADGTTLVDSFTWTSHSNPSWSRCADGTGAFVQATAITLGGPNACGSGSGSGGGITAAAWPGSNTVSTADASNVFGQDLSGLYQEGSVMWGAQNSGKLWRLVRDGSGGWTPDTTNGWTTGKTLHFPGGTGTPDDEGVTLTGAGSAGGVYVSSERNADSSGTSRLSVLRYDVSGTGTTLNATQEWNLTSDLPATGANLGLEGVTWVPDSYLTGAGFKDQSTGAAYDPTRYASHSAGVFFVGVEGSGMVYGYVLQDSGAFTKVATISSGMAGVMELQWEPQASRLWVVCDDTCNGEHRTVQVDATGAFALTAIYNRPSGMPDYNNEGFFPAPADECVSGSKPVYWSDDSNDGGHAIRKGTITC, encoded by the coding sequence GTGACCGAAGCGCGCACCCCACTGTGGCGCCGCACCTTCCGCCTGCCCCTCGCCGTCGTCGCCGGCTCCCTGCTCGCCGCCGGCGTCTTCGTCGCGAACCCGGCCCACGCGGCCGCGACCGACGACATCCGGATCAACGAGGTCGTGACCACCGGAAGCATCAACGACTCGATCGAGCTGTACAACAAGGGCACCGCCGCCGTCGACGTCTCGGGGTGGATCCTGAAGGACAACAACAACAGCTCCAAGTACAAGATCGCATCGGGCACCACGCTCGCCGCCAACGGCTACGTGGCCTTCGACGTGCACAGCTCCTTCGGCCTCGGCTCCAGCGACTCGGCGCGTCTCTACCTGGCCGACGGCACCACCCTGGTCGACAGCTTCACCTGGACCAGCCACTCCAACCCGTCCTGGTCCCGCTGCGCCGACGGCACCGGCGCCTTCGTCCAGGCCACCGCGATCACCCTCGGCGGCCCCAACGCCTGTGGCAGCGGCTCCGGTTCGGGCGGCGGCATCACCGCCGCAGCCTGGCCGGGCAGCAATACCGTCTCCACCGCGGACGCGTCCAACGTCTTCGGCCAGGACCTGAGCGGCCTCTACCAGGAGGGCTCGGTCATGTGGGGCGCACAGAACTCCGGCAAGCTGTGGCGGCTGGTCCGCGACGGCTCCGGCGGCTGGACCCCGGACACCACCAACGGCTGGACCACCGGCAAGACGCTGCACTTCCCCGGCGGCACCGGCACCCCCGACGACGAGGGCGTCACGCTGACCGGCGCGGGCTCGGCCGGCGGCGTCTACGTCTCCTCCGAGCGCAACGCCGACTCGTCCGGCACCAGCCGCCTCTCCGTGCTGCGCTACGACGTCAGCGGCACCGGCACCACGCTGAACGCCACCCAGGAGTGGAACCTCACCTCTGACCTGCCGGCGACCGGCGCCAACCTCGGCCTCGAGGGCGTCACCTGGGTCCCGGACAGCTACCTGACCGGCGCGGGTTTCAAGGACCAGTCCACCGGCGCGGCCTACGACCCGACCCGCTACGCCTCGCACTCCGCCGGCGTCTTCTTCGTCGGCGTCGAGGGCAGCGGCATGGTCTACGGCTACGTCCTCCAGGACTCCGGCGCGTTCACCAAGGTCGCCACCATCTCCAGCGGCATGGCGGGCGTCATGGAGCTGCAGTGGGAGCCGCAGGCCTCCCGGCTCTGGGTCGTCTGCGACGACACCTGCAACGGCGAGCACCGCACCGTGCAGGTCGACGCGACCGGCGCCTTCGCGCTGACCGCGATCTACAACCGCCCCAGCGGCATGCCCGACTACAACAACGAGGGCTTCTTCCCGGCCCCGGCCGACGAGTGCGTGTCCGGCTCCAAGCCGGTCTACTGGTCGGACGACTCCAACGACGGCGGCCACGCGATCCGCAAGGGCACCATCACCTGCTGA
- a CDS encoding DinB family protein, translated as MSSSPVHKPERDEADPALLLLGFLDFHRAAVERKIRGLGEDELRTSRLPSGWSPLQLLKHLVFMERRWLVWGFLAEPLPDPHGDENAEGNWRVLPEDTADTLLAALHEGGARTRAIARRSALGDVARTGGRFRPGDPKPPPTLAWILCYVLQEYARHCGHLDVARELADGDTGE; from the coding sequence GTGAGCAGCAGCCCTGTACACAAGCCGGAGCGCGACGAGGCCGACCCCGCACTGCTGCTCCTGGGCTTCCTCGACTTCCACCGCGCCGCGGTCGAGCGGAAGATCCGCGGGCTGGGCGAGGACGAGCTGCGCACCAGCCGCCTGCCCTCGGGCTGGTCGCCCCTGCAACTCCTCAAGCACCTCGTGTTCATGGAGCGGCGCTGGCTGGTCTGGGGCTTCCTGGCCGAGCCGCTCCCCGATCCGCACGGCGACGAGAACGCCGAGGGGAACTGGCGCGTGCTACCCGAGGACACGGCCGACACGCTGCTCGCCGCACTGCACGAGGGCGGCGCCAGGACCCGGGCCATCGCCCGCCGCAGCGCCCTCGGCGACGTCGCCCGCACCGGCGGCCGCTTCCGGCCCGGCGACCCGAAGCCGCCGCCCACCCTGGCCTGGATCCTCTGCTACGTCCTGCAGGAATACGCCCGCCACTGCGGCCATCTGGACGTCGCCCGCGAGCTCGCCGACGGCGACACCGGCGAGTAG
- a CDS encoding maleylpyruvate isomerase family mycothiol-dependent enzyme, producing MAGAGGSPWPLIHGERRALLGDLEAAGSDPELWRTRSLCTEWSVHQVLGHMLSTAMMTPTRFLREFASARFKFNDFSAAGVAAHTADDPAQTLAAFRAALDRTSAPPGPVEAMLGEAVVHPEDIRRPLGLRRAYPEEALVRVADFFKGSNLLIGAKNRIAGVRLTAADASWTHGDGPEASGPLLSLIMVMTGRKPHLDDLTGEGVALLRGRIG from the coding sequence ATGGCCGGTGCCGGAGGCAGTCCGTGGCCGTTGATCCACGGGGAGCGCCGGGCTCTGCTCGGTGATCTGGAGGCGGCGGGGTCGGACCCGGAGCTGTGGCGGACACGGTCGCTGTGCACCGAGTGGAGCGTGCACCAGGTGCTCGGGCACATGCTGTCGACCGCGATGATGACCCCGACGCGGTTCCTCCGCGAGTTCGCCTCGGCAAGGTTCAAGTTCAACGACTTCTCCGCCGCCGGCGTCGCCGCGCACACCGCCGACGATCCGGCGCAGACGCTCGCCGCGTTCCGGGCGGCCCTGGACCGGACCAGCGCCCCGCCGGGGCCGGTGGAGGCGATGCTGGGCGAGGCCGTCGTGCACCCCGAGGACATCCGGCGACCCCTCGGCCTGCGGCGCGCCTACCCGGAGGAGGCGCTGGTGCGGGTCGCCGACTTCTTCAAGGGGTCGAACCTGCTGATCGGCGCCAAGAACAGGATCGCCGGGGTACGGCTGACGGCCGCCGACGCCTCCTGGACGCACGGCGACGGACCCGAGGCGAGCGGGCCGCTGCTGTCGCTGATCATGGTGATGACGGGGCGGAAGCCGCATCTGGACGACCTCACCGGCGAGGGTGTGGCACTGCTCCGCGGCAGGATCGGCTGA
- a CDS encoding TauD/TfdA family dioxygenase, protein MLQQGEPGDAVAEAAVRQPERVPERDARRRSLRPIPEDVVETINATYARAARREPWRAGDLLLVDNLRTAHSRDPYEGEREVVVVLGDPVRLPGHVLREDAGPRASRLAGR, encoded by the coding sequence GTGCTCCAGCAGGGAGAGCCCGGAGACGCCGTCGCCGAAGCCGCAGTACGGCAGCCGGAGCGTGTGCCCGAGCGGGACGCCCGCCGCCGCTCGCTTCGACCGATTCCCGAGGACGTGGTGGAGACGATCAACGCCACCTATGCGCGGGCGGCCCGCCGGGAGCCCTGGCGGGCGGGGGACCTGCTGCTGGTGGACAACCTGCGCACGGCGCACAGCAGGGACCCGTACGAGGGCGAGCGCGAGGTCGTGGTCGTGCTCGGCGATCCGGTCCGGCTGCCCGGTCACGTCCTGCGCGAGGACGCGGGCCCGCGGGCGAGTCGGCTCGCGGGCCGCTGA
- a CDS encoding multicopper oxidase family protein, producing MPAPTGPTPPRLTKFLDPLRIPTVLRPRPGDTRPQLTVRLTSARQRLHAQLPPTPLWTYGGEFPGPTLELRRGRRLRVTWTNEIDTPFPVVEGNVPESAPPAENEPGIDPGGVDKAAAGLPAWTVTHLHGARTGGGNDGWTENAVLPGESQLSEYPNDQPATALWYHDHAMGITRLNVQAGLAGMYLVRDEEEDALGLPGGAYEIPLVLCDRNLALGDDGAFTGELLHKTAGPLPFFGPYTLVNGVIWPYLEVRARWYRFRVLNASNARTYRLHLVDEGTGERVPDAVWQIGTDAGLLGAPIPLPDGGLALAPAERADLLVDFGALGARTLRLVDSAPEPYAAVPLAAGAPVGVPRPDQRLPEPDVLQFRVADEPPASTFTLPPRLAASYARLHHDRLPEPHMHRMLVLAPNRQGSFRLWEMEEVPHSALAAATDGVVQTLGADGVLRTYRRLSQEFDETLNWHVRQDGWEVWTILNLSVALHPVHLHLIRFQALARESWDVSGFRQSVGGTAPGAPVGYRSTLEVAPSDQGWKDVIQVPPGQLVRIGGQFSGSTGRYMYHCHLLEHEDDGMMRPFTVSPGPVLDLQGGGMPMPM from the coding sequence ATGCCCGCACCGACCGGCCCCACCCCGCCCAGGCTCACGAAGTTCCTCGACCCGCTCCGCATCCCGACCGTGCTCCGGCCGCGCCCGGGCGACACCCGCCCGCAGCTGACCGTCCGGCTGACCTCCGCCCGGCAGCGGCTGCACGCGCAACTGCCGCCCACGCCGCTGTGGACCTACGGGGGCGAGTTCCCCGGTCCGACGCTGGAGCTGCGCCGTGGCCGGCGGCTCCGCGTCACCTGGACCAACGAGATCGACACCCCGTTCCCCGTCGTCGAAGGGAACGTCCCCGAGAGCGCGCCGCCCGCCGAGAACGAGCCGGGCATCGATCCCGGCGGCGTCGACAAGGCCGCGGCCGGCCTGCCCGCCTGGACGGTCACGCACCTGCACGGCGCGCGGACCGGCGGCGGCAACGACGGCTGGACCGAGAACGCGGTGCTGCCGGGGGAGTCGCAGCTCTCGGAGTATCCGAACGACCAACCCGCCACCGCCCTCTGGTACCACGACCACGCGATGGGCATCACCCGCCTGAACGTCCAGGCGGGCCTCGCCGGGATGTACCTGGTCCGCGACGAGGAGGAGGACGCGCTCGGGCTGCCCGGCGGCGCGTACGAGATCCCGCTGGTGCTGTGCGACCGCAATCTCGCGCTCGGCGACGACGGCGCCTTCACCGGCGAACTGCTGCACAAGACGGCAGGGCCGCTGCCGTTCTTCGGCCCGTACACGCTGGTCAACGGGGTCATCTGGCCGTATCTGGAGGTCCGGGCCCGCTGGTACAGGTTCCGCGTGCTGAACGCCTCGAACGCCAGGACCTACCGGCTGCACCTGGTGGACGAAGGGACCGGCGAGCGGGTGCCGGACGCCGTGTGGCAGATCGGCACCGACGCCGGGCTGCTGGGCGCGCCGATCCCGCTCCCGGACGGCGGACTCGCCCTGGCCCCGGCCGAACGGGCCGACCTGCTGGTCGACTTCGGCGCGCTGGGCGCGCGCACGCTGCGGCTGGTCGACTCCGCGCCCGAGCCCTACGCGGCCGTCCCGCTCGCGGCGGGTGCGCCGGTCGGGGTTCCCCGGCCGGACCAGCGGCTGCCGGAGCCCGACGTGCTGCAGTTCCGCGTGGCCGACGAGCCGCCCGCCTCGACGTTCACGCTGCCGCCGCGACTGGCGGCGTCCTACGCCCGGCTGCACCACGACCGCCTGCCGGAACCGCACATGCACCGGATGCTGGTGCTCGCGCCGAACAGGCAGGGCAGCTTCCGGCTCTGGGAGATGGAGGAGGTGCCGCACAGCGCGCTGGCCGCCGCGACGGACGGAGTCGTGCAGACGCTGGGCGCGGACGGCGTGCTGCGCACCTACCGGCGGCTGTCGCAGGAGTTCGACGAGACGCTCAACTGGCATGTCCGGCAGGACGGCTGGGAGGTGTGGACGATCCTCAACCTGAGTGTCGCGCTGCATCCGGTGCACCTGCACCTGATCCGCTTCCAGGCTCTCGCGAGGGAGAGCTGGGACGTCTCCGGCTTCCGGCAGTCCGTCGGGGGGACGGCGCCCGGCGCGCCGGTCGGGTACCGCTCGACGCTGGAGGTCGCGCCGAGCGACCAGGGCTGGAAGGACGTGATCCAGGTGCCGCCGGGCCAACTGGTCAGGATCGGCGGTCAGTTCAGCGGATCGACCGGCCGGTACATGTACCACTGCCACCTGTTGGAGCACGAGGACGACGGCATGATGCGCCCGTTCACGGTCTCGCCCGGCCCGGTCCTCGACCTCCAGGGCGGCGGAATGCCGATGCCGATGTGA
- a CDS encoding ATP-grasp domain-containing protein, with the protein MNAPVLLTAGQPTGTSTLLAETAARRGLGHAVVTPETAARLAGRTLHWYGGPLAADRFLASAPGCDLALLEPHDAWLAELPREFTGRRVELTTLSDAWGSTRPQFVKPPSDKQFPAAVYADGSRLPTGGERIDPDTPVLVSEVVTFAWEYRLFVLDGALVTASRYARFGRLDVAALGADPHEPEVRAFAASFLAACAGSLPSATVVDVGLVQDPDSGVDRWAVVEANMPWFAHSYAADPDSVLDVVLRATGPLGSVSAHDRGFLRSRSGPDGTAARPVAG; encoded by the coding sequence GTGAACGCGCCCGTCCTGCTCACCGCCGGGCAGCCGACCGGCACCAGCACCCTGCTCGCCGAGACCGCGGCCCGCCGTGGCCTCGGCCACGCCGTGGTGACCCCGGAGACCGCCGCGAGGCTGGCAGGGCGCACCCTGCACTGGTACGGCGGCCCCCTCGCCGCGGACCGGTTCCTCGCCTCCGCGCCCGGCTGCGACCTGGCCCTGCTCGAACCGCACGACGCCTGGCTCGCGGAGCTGCCACGGGAGTTCACCGGTCGTCGGGTCGAGCTGACCACCCTGTCCGACGCCTGGGGCTCGACCCGCCCGCAGTTCGTCAAACCCCCGAGCGACAAGCAGTTCCCCGCTGCCGTCTACGCCGACGGCAGCCGGCTGCCCACCGGCGGCGAGCGCATCGACCCCGACACGCCGGTCCTCGTCTCCGAGGTCGTCACCTTCGCCTGGGAGTACCGGCTCTTCGTACTGGACGGTGCGCTCGTCACCGCGAGCCGCTACGCCCGCTTCGGCCGCCTCGACGTCGCCGCGCTCGGCGCCGACCCTCACGAGCCGGAGGTCCGCGCCTTCGCCGCCTCCTTCCTCGCCGCCTGTGCCGGCTCGCTTCCCAGCGCCACCGTCGTGGACGTCGGCCTCGTCCAGGACCCGGACAGCGGCGTGGACCGCTGGGCCGTCGTGGAGGCGAACATGCCCTGGTTCGCCCACAGCTACGCCGCCGACCCCGACTCCGTCCTCGACGTCGTCCTGCGTGCCACCGGCCCGCTCGGATCGGTCTCCGCCCACGACCGCGGCTTCCTGCGATCCCGGTCCGGCCCCGATGGCACCGCCGCTCGACCGGTGGCAGGCTGA
- a CDS encoding histidine kinase, whose translation MRTARTATTTTAAADDPATSADAATALTAPGGAAPGGAYGVCGLTLLCGAGWVLLALTHLDDPVRNPDIPLDWPSLLLGFGLALSGLFILAHRAGQGLGRLLLASGFLLTADLFLHLVLSVAGATAPWSGLGAAVELVTTAVFVFTMYAVPLWFPQGRLPGRWGRAAAAVLALWSATQAYLDVAGTDGWYGVDNPLRHGWWGRLHAAVSDALGPRVVWLAPAIVLVNVAFAAVRWWRTPERRPRQWTVPAPYAFWMVLSLVGYHLPWRGTGYDVFYAVVSAAWPLAIGYAFARDRSWQPDRASRRALTGFTLVGALVIGYFALAVTLPKLLPGADSGGAQLMSLCALAVGMLLQPTARAVSRAVERFYYGDRARPYQVARDLAERLSRAPGPAEAPPLLCATVVRALGLPGARVLVTTRGGPRELAAQGEVGAAAEVFPISSEGAVIGELHAPPRSGQAALDRQDRTVLRFLADQSGPALAQLRLNEELQASRKQLVLAREEERKRLRHDLHDGLGPTLSGLRLLVDTARSDLPEDSASAASLRAASTGIGTAIDELRRITDGLAPAELGRVGLTCALRELGSRLDDRRLRITVDLDPDPLPPLPAAVEVALYRISGEALHNVLRHSGATRARLSLRVAADQVSVEASDDGAGFPSHSSPAGVGLRSMAERAEELGGTFSATNDPHGAVVRATLPRTC comes from the coding sequence ATGCGAACAGCGCGCACAGCGACCACGACGACCGCAGCCGCCGACGACCCGGCCACGTCCGCCGACGCCGCCACGGCGCTCACCGCCCCGGGCGGCGCCGCGCCAGGCGGAGCCTACGGCGTCTGCGGGCTCACCCTGCTCTGCGGAGCGGGCTGGGTGCTGCTGGCCCTCACCCACCTCGACGACCCGGTCCGCAACCCCGACATCCCGCTCGACTGGCCCTCCCTGCTGCTGGGCTTCGGCCTGGCCCTGTCCGGGCTCTTCATCCTGGCCCACCGGGCCGGGCAGGGGCTCGGCCGGCTCCTGCTGGCCTCCGGCTTCCTGCTCACGGCGGACCTGTTCCTGCACCTCGTGCTCTCCGTCGCCGGGGCAACCGCCCCGTGGTCCGGTCTCGGCGCCGCCGTCGAGCTGGTCACCACCGCGGTCTTCGTCTTCACCATGTACGCCGTGCCGCTCTGGTTCCCGCAGGGACGCCTGCCGGGTCGGTGGGGGCGCGCCGCGGCGGCCGTTCTGGCGCTCTGGTCCGCCACGCAGGCCTACCTCGACGTGGCGGGCACCGACGGCTGGTACGGCGTGGACAACCCGCTGCGGCACGGCTGGTGGGGCCGGCTCCACGCCGCGGTCTCCGACGCCCTCGGCCCGCGCGTCGTCTGGCTCGCTCCGGCGATCGTCCTGGTCAACGTCGCGTTCGCCGCCGTCCGCTGGTGGCGGACCCCTGAGCGCCGACCGCGCCAGTGGACGGTGCCGGCCCCCTACGCGTTCTGGATGGTCCTCAGTCTGGTCGGCTACCACCTGCCCTGGCGGGGCACCGGGTACGACGTCTTCTACGCGGTCGTCTCGGCGGCCTGGCCGCTCGCGATCGGCTACGCCTTCGCCCGCGACCGCTCCTGGCAACCTGACCGGGCGAGCCGACGCGCCCTGACCGGCTTCACCCTCGTCGGCGCGCTGGTCATCGGCTACTTCGCGCTCGCCGTCACGCTGCCGAAGCTGCTGCCCGGCGCGGACAGCGGCGGCGCGCAGCTGATGTCCCTGTGCGCGCTCGCCGTCGGCATGCTGCTGCAACCGACCGCCCGCGCGGTCAGCCGGGCGGTGGAACGGTTCTACTACGGCGACCGCGCGCGCCCCTACCAGGTGGCCCGCGACCTCGCGGAGCGCCTCAGCCGCGCGCCAGGCCCGGCGGAGGCGCCGCCGCTGCTCTGCGCGACGGTCGTCCGCGCGCTCGGCCTGCCAGGGGCGCGGGTCCTGGTGACGACCCGCGGCGGGCCGCGCGAGCTGGCCGCACAGGGCGAGGTCGGGGCGGCCGCCGAGGTCTTCCCGATCAGCTCGGAGGGCGCGGTGATCGGCGAACTCCACGCCCCGCCCCGCTCCGGCCAGGCCGCGCTGGACCGGCAGGACCGCACCGTGCTGCGGTTCCTCGCCGACCAGTCCGGGCCCGCGCTCGCCCAGCTGCGGCTGAACGAGGAGCTCCAGGCGAGCCGGAAGCAGCTGGTGCTGGCCCGCGAGGAGGAACGCAAGCGGCTGCGGCACGATCTCCACGACGGCCTCGGCCCGACCCTCTCCGGGCTGCGCCTGCTGGTCGACACGGCGCGCAGCGACCTGCCCGAGGACTCCGCGTCCGCGGCATCGCTGCGGGCCGCTTCGACCGGCATCGGCACCGCGATCGACGAGCTGCGCCGGATCACCGACGGCCTCGCCCCGGCCGAGCTGGGCCGGGTCGGCCTGACCTGCGCCCTGCGCGAACTGGGCAGCCGCCTGGACGACCGCCGGCTGCGCATCACCGTCGATCTCGACCCCGACCCGCTGCCTCCGCTGCCCGCCGCGGTGGAGGTGGCCCTCTACCGGATCAGCGGCGAGGCCCTGCACAACGTGCTGCGGCACTCGGGGGCGACCAGGGCCAGGCTGTCCCTGCGGGTTGCCGCGGACCAGGTCTCCGTCGAGGCCAGCGACGACGGTGCGGGCTTCCCCTCCCACAGCTCCCCGGCCGGCGTCGGCCTCCGCTCCATGGCCGAACGCGCCGAGGAACTCGGCGGCACCTTCTCCGCCACGAACGACCCGCACGGCGCCGTCGTCCGCGCAACGCTCCCCCGAACCTGCTGA